GGCAGCGCGCTGAACGCCGGCTTCGCGGGAAAGCCACGAGAATGGCTGGTCGCCATCCTTCGCATAGGTATGGATCGTCGTGTAGTCGGAGGCGGATGCGACCGTATATCCGGTAAAGCCGAGAACCGGGATGTTTTTCAGCAAGGGATCGGCGTTGACGGCGGCAGACAGGTCCTTTTGATAGGCGACCGCGGCTGCCTGGCCGCTAAGACCGTGATAGCTGACCGGCCAGTTATTGACTTCGTTCGGCCCCTCGATGCCGACGACCAACCCCGGATGGGCCTGCACGAAAGTATGCAGCCGCTGGGCGAGCGTGGTGGGGTCCACTTCCCGCTGGGCGCTGAAGACGAACTGCACGCCGGCTTCGGCAGCATCGCCGAGATGGGTTTGACCGTTAGGATCGGAAGCGGAGTTGGGGGCGTGATCGCGGACCGCATCAAGGCCAAGATAGTCTAAAGCTTTGACAACTTCTCCGACATTGGAATATTTTCCGTCGGTGTAGTCGATATGCGTATCAATTCCAAAGGATTGAATAATATCGTTTATTCTAACGGCTTGAGCCATAAGTTTTTCTCCCAGTTTTAGAGGGAATCGGCGATGGGAATATATCCCCATTTCTGCTGCCGATTCGATTTAATACACGAGGAGGGGCCGTGCAGTATTGCCCGTTAACCATGATATATTGTCTTGAATGTGGCTCGTGCTGGATCGCCTTGAATGCCGAATCGGTGCTTGCATTTTGCATTCAGCCTGCCGATCACTGCTCAAGTGAGACAGCCGCATAAGCGGAGTCCGGCGAAATCCGATACCTCTGGAGGATCCGATGACCGTCAATGTGCAATTCCGGTTTCGCAGCGGCCTGCCGTCGATGGCGTTTGACAATGTCCGTCTCCGCGGCAGTTGGGACGAGCATGGCCGCCCCGCGAATGATTGGACATCGGTTCCTGTGCAGGGCTCGCGTGACGAGGATGGATATGATGTCTTTGTCGCCGGGATTTCCTTTCCCGATGCCGAGATCGGCACGAATTTTCGATGGGGCATCGAGCTCGATCGGCCGGGCATACCGGATCTATGGGCAATCACCGCCGAATTGGACGACGAGGCCTCGTCGGGTCGCGAACGTTCCTTCGATCTCCACCAGGAGATGGCGCCGCAGACCTATCACCTGACATGGATCGGCCGTCTGGGGGCGAACCGGGTTGAGAGGCGTGACGGTGTCGCCGGCATTCGCTTCTCGGTCTGGGCGCCGAACGCTCGGGAGGTCTCGCTCGTCCTCGCTGATCCCGCCATCGGCTACGTCGCCGACGACGGCACCGGAGCGCTCGGGACCATCGGCATGCGAAGGACCGGTGAGGGGATCTGGTCGGTTGAAACCGGCGACGATGGCCGCCTTACCGATTTCGACGGCATGGTCGGCACGCCGTATATGTATCGCGTCACCAAGGATGATGGATCGCTCGCCTACCGGACCGACATCTGGTCGCTGATGCAGATCGGTGCGGGAGATTTCGATCCGGATGGCGCGGCCTATCACGGATCGCCGGCTGGTTTGGACGGACCGCAGAGCTGCTCGGTCGTCTGCGACCCGAAGCGGGTGACGCTGCCGTCCGGGCAGGAGCTTGCCGCCGAGACGTTCTGGGCTGACGAATTCGTGGCCGGCCGCAAACTTCCTGAGCGGCTCGAGGATCTGGTGATCTATGAATTGCATGTCGGCGCGCTCGGTTTCGGCAAGCCAGCGCCGGGAACGCTGGATGATGCGATCGCCTTCGTCGCGCATCTTTCCGCGCTGGGCGTCAACGCCGTGGAACTGCTGCCGATCGCCGAATTCGAGACGCGGGCCAACTGGGGTTACGGCACGTCGCATTTCTTTGCCGCCGATCAGGGGGCCGGCGGCACCGACCGGCTGAAGTTATTCGTTAAGGCCTGCCACCAGCAGGGCATCGCCGTCATTCTGGACGTTTGTTACAACCACTTCGATCCGGATGGCGAGCGGGCGCAATGGGCCTATGATTCCAACGACCCCACCCGCAATATCTACTATTGGTACGAGGGACGCCCCGGCGATTACGCCGATCCGACGGGCGGCTATATCGACAACATCTCGACGGGATGGGCGCCTGCCTTCGATGAGGAGGCCGTGCGCCAGCTTTTCATCTCCAGCGCGGCATTTCTCGTCTCCGTCTGCCATATCGATGGTTTCCGGCTCGATCAGACCAGTTCGATCCATCAATATCCGGTGCTGCATGCCGATGGCCGGCGCGCCGATCGGGCGGCAGCCTTCGGCGCCAAATTCCTGAAGCAGTGGAGCCGCACGATGCGGCTGATCAAGCCCGAGGTTTTCCTGACGGCCGAGGATTATTCGGACTGGTCGGCGATGACGGAGCCGAGCCTGACCGGCGACGGGCTCGGCTTCGACGCGACCTGGTACGGCGATTTTCATCACAACCTCGTCGAATATCACGGCGGCGCTCAGGCGCAGCTTTTGAAGAATGCCGGTTTTGGCGATAAGCGGGCGCTGACCATGTCGTCTCTTGCCGGCGCATTGCAGGCGAGCGCGCGATCCAAGGTGGTCTACAACCAGTCGCACGACGATTGCGGCAATCGCGAGGGGTCGGCAAGAACCGCAGTCATCGCGGTCAATTTCGCACCGATCGTCGGCGAGACCAGGGCTTGGGCGGAGGCGAGATCCAGGTTCGCGGCAGCGATGACGCTGCTATCGGCAGGCACGCCGATGTTTTTCATGGGCGAGGAAATCGGCGCCCAGAAGCCCTACCGCTACAATGATTTCCTGAAGAACCGGGAGAATATCCTCGGCGAGGCTGCGGGCAACGGGGCAGGGATGATCAGCTGTTATCGCGATCTCATCACCCTCAGCATCCGAGAGGCAGCCATTCGTTCTCGCAACATCGCCGTTCCCTACGTGCATGACGCGCATCGGGTGATCGCGTTTCATCGATGGAACGACGGCGAGGATTTCCTGGTGGTGGGGTCGCTGAACGATGCTACCTTCGAGCACGGCTACCGGCTGCGTAGCGAGCGTCTGGGAGATGACCTTTGGGAGGAAATCTTCAATACCGATGCTCAGACATATGGCGGCTGGAATGTCGGCAACGGCGGTGGAAAGATCAGAGCCGCGGCCGGAGCGCTCGACGCCGTGCTGCCTGCGTCGGGCGTCCTGGTCTTTCGCAGGCTGTGACGCGTCGCGCGTCACGCTTTTCCAAGGCAGCAGGTAATGGGGGGCTGCCCTCAGGCAAACCCGACCGGCAGGTTTTCCAGGTTTCTGCCGGCACCGTAGTCGCGCTCATGCTGCGACCGGCGGCGGCCGTCGCGACGAGCGGGCAGATCGATCCGGTTTTCAGCAAAGATGCCATCGGCATAGGTGCCGGTGTCATGGCAATCGGTGTCGATTTGGGGGGCAAGGATTTTCAGGATCATCGAGGTTCCTCTACGGCGCACCACCAACACTCGGAAAGGCCGCTTCGTTCCCTTTATAAACTCTGAATTATTAATAAATTAACCATAAGGGCCGGGGTCGGTGCTGCCTTTAGTCGGGTCGTTCTCGCTGGATGACGTTCAATGGGCGACTGATGACGAGGACCTCGGCAGCAGCATGTCCTCGCCCGTCCGGATCAGCCGCGCCGTGCGCGCCATCACCTCGAGCCCCGCCTCGGTCTCGGCAATCTCGGGTGCCATTTTGTCTAGCCCATCGGCCACCTGAAACAGCATCGGCAACATATCACCCCGTCCGACCGCTTCGGCCGATCTGGCGAGCTTGCGCAACGCCTGCGAATATCGCGATATCAAGGCGAGCTTCTGGTCTGCGGGAATGTTGGAGAACGAATGTTTTTCTTGCGGCGACAGTGTTGACTTCGACATGGACGCGGACCTTTTGGACGTCAATGAACGCGCATCCGCCATTCTTTGTTCCAGCGCGGATGCTGTGCGAGGATCGGTCGCTGCCTTGTCTCGAAGTGGCGTGGAACTCACCGACCGTGATTGCCGTTGATATCGATGAACACGGGAGGTTTCCATGCAGTTGATCGATACACGAGTGACACAGGCCGGTGACGTCTTCACCGTCGAATTCTTGGGCGAAGGAGGAGAATCGATCTCCGTCAAGATCGACAACTCTCATGGCGAGCTCGACGACTCCACAGCCGTCGACCACGCCAAGGTGATGATGGTCCAGCTGACCAGCTTTGCTGCCGGGGAAGCGGATGGCAGCATCAACCGTTACGATGCCTTGAGCAACGGAAATTTCGACGAAGGCAGCAGGGGCCTGATCGGCCAGCCGAGCGCACGTTCGACCCATGACAGTAAGGTGCTGGAGGAAGAACTCAATGAAGGTCTTGAGGATAGCTTTCCGGCAAGCGACCCTGTCTCGGCCACGGTGTCGTCCACTCCTGCCAACGCGCGACGGCACTGAACTCATGCGTTTCCAGTTCCAAATGCAGGCGAAGGCTGCCCGCTCCAGCGGGCAGCCTTCTTCTTGCATGACAGATGGATGTCAAAACTGAGAAACAGCTGAAAACCGGCGGTGTCTGATTGACATGCGAGCCTTCTAGAGAGGGCACGAGAAGGAAGCACGCACCACGCGCTTCCCAGGTCTCGGAGACGCGCCGATGAAAATCATTCAGATCACCGACACCCATTTCAGTCCCAATAAGCCGCATTTCAACGGCAACTGGGCGCCGCTTCTGACCTGGATCGAAGCGACCGGCGCCGACTTGATCGTTCATACCGGCGATCTCACGGTCGACGGTGCCGACAAGGACGAGGACATCACCTTCTCGATGGATCTGATGCGCCAGGTGTCGATCCCAATGCTGATCGTCCCCGGCAATCACGATGTCGGCCACCTCAAGGGATCCGACCAGGCGGTCGATGCCGAGCGGCTGTCGCGCTGGCGCAGCCTTGCCGGTCCCGACCGCTGGCTGGAGGATGCGGCCGGCTGGCGTTTCATCGGATTGAATTCGCTGCTTCTCGGTCATGAGGATGACGAGGAGGAAGCCCAGTTCGAATGGCTCGACCAGGCGCTTTCCGACAGCGCGGGGCGGCGTGTGGCGCTTTTCGCCCACAAGCCGCTGTTCGTCGATGCGCCTGACGAAGGCGATACCGGATATTGGAGCGTTCACCCCGCTCAGCGCCGGCGGCTCTACGATATGATCTCAGCCCATGACGTGGCCCTGTTTGCCAGCGGCCACCTTCACTGGGCCTGGCAGGGCCGCTTCGACAATACCCAACTGACCTGGGGTCCGTCGGCCGCCTTCATCATCGACAAGATGGAGCGGGAGATGCCGGGCGAGCGTCTGATCGGCGCCGTCGTCCACGAATTCGATGCCGATGTCGAAAGCACTATCGTCGCCGTTCCCGGCATGACCGCTTATGTACTCGACGAGGTCGTGCACGAGGTCTATCCGCAGGCGGTCAGAGAGCGGGAACCCGTCGAATGAGCGCGCTCTCGATTCGCGGCATCACCAAGGCTTTCGGCGACAACCAGATCCTCGATGGCGTCAGCCTCGACGTCGAGGCCGGCGAATTCATCGCGCTGGTCGGCCCCTCCGGCTGCGGCAAGAGCACGCTCTTGCGCATTCTTGCCGGCCTGGACCATGCCGACCGCGGTGAGATCCTGATCCGCGGACGGGACATGTCCGGTGTGGCGGCCGCCGACCGCAACATCGCCATGGTCTTTCAGTCCTACGCGCTCTATCCGCACCTGACGGCCTCGCAAAACATTGCGGTGCCGCTGGCAATGCGCCGGTTGTCGAGAGTAGAGCGGCTGCCTTTCGTGGGATCGCTGATTCCAGGTCAGCGCGCTACCCGCGCGGCGATCGCCCGCGACGTCAGGGAGATGGCGACATCGCTGAAGATCGACCATCTGCTCGATCGCAAGCCCGGCCAGATGTCGGGCGGCCAGCGTCAGCGCGTGGCGTTCGCTCGCGCCATGGTGCGCCAGCCAAGCATCTTCCTGATGGACGAGCCGCTGTCCAACCTCGACGCCAACCTGCGCGTCCATGCCCGCGGCGAGATCGTCGACCTGCATCGGCGCGCCGGCGTGCCGACCCTCTATGTCACCCATGACCAGGCAGAAGCGCTGTCGATGGCAGACCGCGTCGCCGTGATGATGGGCGGCAAATTGCTGCAGATCGCCAGCCCTGAGGTCATCTACGACGATCCCGCCCATATCGAGGTCGCCCGCTTCATCGGCCAGCCGCGCATCAATCTGCTTCCGGCTGCGGCCGAAGGCGGCACCATTGCTTTCGGCGGCTTGCGCCTGACACTTGAAAATGCACCAGACAGGAAGGTGCCGGTCACGCTCGCCATTCGTCCCGAATTCGTCTTTCTGTCCAAGAACCGGCATGACGGCCTTGCCGCCCATGTCGAACGCGTCGAGTTCCTGGGCTCCGAGGTCATACTCCATTGCCGGCTTGATGCGGTCGGCGAGACTGTCGTTGCCAAGGTTCAACCATCCGAAGCCTCGGGCCTTACGGCAGGCGATGCGGTGGGGCTTCGATTGTCGCCGGGCCGCACGCTGATCTTTGCCGAGGACGGCAGCCGGCTGGCCGGCAGCGTTGCAACAGGTGATGCCGGGCTCGGCAACGCCGATGCCGGGCTCGCGATGGGCGATGCCCCGCGGGAGAGGGCGCATGGCTAGCGTTGTTTCCATGGCCGCTCCGCACGATTCTGCTGTTGCGCATCGGCGTAGCGAGGCCCGCATCGCCTGGATGCTGGTGCTGCCGGCAATGATCCTGCTTTTTCTCTTCGTGCTTTTGCCGGTTGCTTCAGTCATCATGCTCGGCTTTACCGATTTCGAACTCGGCTACGGCAAGTTCCGTTTCGTCGGCGAGCATCCCGCCCTGAACGCGACCTGCTCCAATGTCGCCATCGAAAACGCCTCCTGGTGACAGATAAGGCGCAATCCCTTAGGAGACTTCGATGACATTGGTCTGACACAGGCGGCTAATTCGAGTTTTCACTTCTTATCCAATCACACACATGGAAGTTGAAGCGAAATGCAACCTGTGGAATAGTCAGATCAACGCTTCCCATCTCTTAATGCTTATCTCCTGGACAAGAATGTCTCACAAAATGGAATGCGCCGCCGCCTGGCGGTTTCTCGCGACCGTCTCCCTTGTCGCAAACTTCGCCTCGCCGGCCTATGCGGACACCCTGTCCGCGTCCTGGCCACAGACGCAAAGCGATCTCCAGGCCGATTCCGACGTCCATTTCGGCACGCTCGCCAACGGTATGCGGTTTGCGATCATGCGCAATGCCACACCGCCCGGACAGGCCGCAATCCGCTTTCGCATTGGCGCCGGCTCGCTTGAGGAAAACGACAACCAGCAGGGCCTTGCGCATGTTCTGGAGCACATGGCTTTCAAGGGTTCGACGCATGTCGCCGAAGGGGAGATCATCCGTATCCTGCAGCGCAAGGGCTTGGCCTTTGGACCGGACACCAACGCCCATACCTCTTATGATGAGACTGTCTATGCGCTCGATCTTCCCGAGGTCGATGCCGACACGGTTTCGACGGGCCTGATGCTGATGCGAGAGACGGCAAGCGAGCTGACCCTCGATGCCGGCGCCTTTGATCGCGAGCGCGGCGTCATCCTGTCGGAGGAACGGCTGCGCGATACGCCGCAGTATCGCGCCGGGCTCGGAATCATGAATTCGTTGCTCGCTGGCCAGCGCGCGACCATGCGCGCGCCGATCGGCAAAGCCGACATTATCAGCAATGCGCCGGTGGACCTCGTTCGCGATTATTACCGGGCCAACTACCGGCCGGATCGGGCAACGCTGATGGTGGTGGGCGATATCGACCCCGCCGCCATGGAAATCGAAATCCGGCAGCGCTTCGGCGACTGGAAGGGCGTGGGTCCGACGCCTGCTAAACCGGATCTCGGCACACTGGAGACGAAAGGCGAAAGCACCGGCGTCCTCGTCGTTCCCGGCGGCATGACTAGCGTACAGATCGCCTGGACGCGTCCTTACGACGCCACGGCGGACACCTTCGCCAAGCGCCGCACCGAGCTTGTCGAAGATCTCGGCCTGATGGTGCTCAAACGTCGGGTGAGCACCATCGCCAGCAAGGCGGATGCCCCTTTCATCAGCGCGGGCGTCGGCTCCCAGGATCTCCTCGATTCCGCGCATGTCGTGCTGATCTCGGCAAATTCCGAGCCGGACAAATGGCAGGCAGCCCTCACGGCCATTGACCAGGAACAGCGTCGCATCGAAGAGTTCGGCGTTGCGCAGGCTGAGATCGATCGCGAAATCCTCGAATATCGCTCGGCCCTCCAGGCTGCCGTGGCCGGAGCCGAGACGCGCACGACCACCGACATTGCTTCCACACTGGCCAGCAGCGTCGATGATAATCAGGTCTTCACGTCGCCTGCCCAGGATCTCTCACTGTTTGAAACGATGACGAACGGCGTCACGGCGGCCGAGGTCAATCAGGCCCTGCAACTTGCTTTCACAGGCAACGGTCCGCAGGTCGTGCTGCAGACAGCCCAATCACCGCAGGCCGGCGCCGATGCGGTACGCCAAGCCTATGACGCTTCAAAGGCTATTGCCGTCTCGGCGCCAGCCAGTGTCGCTGACGTCGCCTGGCCCTACACCCATTTCGGCGAACCCGGGGCTGTGGTCGAACGCCGCGCCGTCGATGATCTCGGCTTGACCATGGTGCGCTTTTCCAATGGCGTACGGCTTACCGTCAAGCCGACCAAGCTGCGCGCCAACGAAGTGCTGGTGCGCGAAGATATCGGCCGCGGCCGACTGGATCTACCGCACGACCGTCCCGCCCCGATCTGGGCATCCCCGGCCGTCGCGCTGTCCGGCGTGAGGGCCATGGATTACCAGGATGTACAGAAAGCGCTGACGGCCAACATCGTCGGCATCGACTTCTCGGTCGGCGACAGCTCCTTCCAGTTCGACGGTCGTACACGGACTGAAGATCTTGTGACGCAATTGCAACTGATGACGGCATATACCTCTGATCCCGCGTACCGCCCCGAGGCGTTCAAGCGTGTGCAGCAGGCCTATTTGAGCGGCCTCGATCAGTATCAGGCGACCCCCGGCGGCGTCGTCAGCCGTGATTTCGCAGGTCTCGTGCATTCCGGCGATCCGCGCTGGACCTTCCCCGATCGCGCTGAGTTGTCCGCCGCCAAGCCAGGCGATTTCGAGGCGGTGTTCCGGCCTATGGTTTCCAGCGGCCCGATCGATATCACCATCGTCGGCGACGTTACGGTGGACGACGCAATCCGGCTGACAGCTGAAACCTTCGGTGCTTTGCCGCCGCGCCCGGAGGCGGGGCCGAGCAATGCTCGGGGCGACGTGCGGTTTCCGGCGGCAAACGAGAAACCCGTTTTGCTGACCCATAGCGGCAGGGCAGACAACGCCGCCGCCGCCGTAGGGGCTCCGATCGGCGATTTGCTCTCCGATCTGCCGCGGTCCTTCACCGCCAATATTGCCACCCAGATTTTCCAAAACAGGCTGATCGACCGGTTTCGTATTACAGAAGGCGCAAGCTACGCCGTGGAGGGCGACGCTAATCTGTCAAGGGAAGTCCCCGGCTATGGCTACGCATTTTTCTATGTCGAGACGGCCCCGGCAAAGATTGCGCGCTTCTATGCTCTTGTCGACGAGATCGCCAACGACCTGCGGGCGCATGATGTCTCTCCGGACGAGTTCGCGCGTGCACGGGAACCCATTATCGAGACACTGAAGCATCAGCGGCAGAGCAACGAATATTGGATCGAATATCTGCGCGGCGCTCAGACGGATGCGCGTCGTTTAGATCGGATACGCGACAATCTCAGCGGCTACGACAAGGTCACCGCCGGCGATATCCGCGAATTTGCCAAGACCTATTTCAGCCCGGAAAAATTCTGGAAATTCGAAGTGCTGCCGGCTGCGGTCCGATAGGCGCTTCGAAGCCCCGCCGGCGCATCTCGTCTCGGATGGGACCGGAGCCCGGCGCGAGACATCGTCCCGCGCAGCCGTGCGGAAAAGAGGTGCGTCGTGCACTCGCTCATGAGCGGCGTTTGACCACGCGCATATTCATCTCCGCGCGAAGCGTAAAGCCGAGCGCGAGATAGAGGGAAATGGCGGATGTGTTTGCCGCATAGGCATGCAGATAGGCGGTATCGCCGTTGGATGCGATTTCGCCGGCAACGAAGCGGAAGAGCAGGGTGCCGAGACCGCGCCCCTGGAAATCGGGATGGGTGCAGAGCCCGCTGAGCTCGATGAAACCGGTCTGCCGCATCCGCTGCCCAGCCATCGCCACCAGCCGTCCGTCGCTTCTGATGCCCCAGAAGCTCCCCAGGCACTGGGCGCGCAGAGTGAATGGCCCGGGTTTGGTCAGTGTCGCCAAAGCCAGCATGTCGGCGGCGTCGGCCTCCGTCAGCATCTCGATGCGGGAATCCGAAATTTTCGCATGCGGCTGCTCGGCAATCATCTGGACCGACGGTGCCTCCGTGGCGATGGCAAGGCCCGCTGGAATGGCGATCGGCCCGGCTTCGACGAGGATCATGCTCTCCTCCTGCGAAGGCAGATTCTCGAGGGCGTCGAGGCTTTCGGGCCTATCGTCAGCGGAGGCGGCGAAGGAGACGATCGATGGTGGGTATCGCCGCGCGTTTTCGTTCCCCTCCGCAAGGCCGGCATGCGCCGTCTTAAGCGCGGTCCAGATCGGCCGGTCGAGGATATGGGTCATGCTTCTTCCTCCTTGCCCGGCTTGCGGCGCGCAAGCGGCACCGCCGCAAGCCCGTCCTCGATGGCTGCGAGCTGTTGGAGAATAGGCCCTTCGAGATCGCCGCAAAGATCCGCAACGGCGGCCGCGATGCGCGGCCAGATCACCTTTTTCGAATGATCGACGAGGTCCTGTCCCTTGCTGGTCAGCGAGACCAGTTTGCGGCGCTGATCGTCCGCGGCCGGCTGCATATCGACAAAGCCGAGTTCGAGAAGCTGGCCGATGGTGCGCGTTGCACCGGGCTGGGTAATTCCTACTGCCTGGGCAAGCTCGCCGATCGTCAGCGGTCCGGCCCTGTCGATTGCCGCAAGAAAGGGATACTGACCCGCCTGGATGCCGAGACCGGCCTCGTCGATGACCTGCTGCGTATCGGCCTGCAGCCTCTCTCCAATACGCCGCAACCGGCTGCCCATGCACATAAAGCCGAGCGTTCGGACCACATCCTCGACCATGCCGCCTCTCCATTTGCAGTACAGGTTATATAACAGGTTATATAATAAATCGGAAATTTGGGGGCAGGTGAGGCTAACTGCGAGAGCAGCAGAAGGAAAACGCCCTGGCGTGACTCGCCGCACATCGACTTCAGGCGCCACGGTCGCCGTACGGCTTGAGGATCGCCGGCCTATATCGCGATGGGCCGTGCCGCCCGCCAGACCAGGGGAACCAGCACCAGGGCGGCGGCCGGAAGCACGATCCAGTTGATCGTCTCCCAGCCGGAACTGTGGAGAAGCGATCCGGCCGAGAAGGACGCGCAGGCGACTGTACCAAAGACAAGGAAGTCGTTTGCACCCTGCACCTTGCTGCGTTCCGCCGGCGTATGGCAGTCGGCCACCATGGCGGTTGCGCCGATGAAGCCGAAGTTCCAGCCGATCCCGAGCAGAACCAGCGAGAGCCAGAAGTGGGCGATGTCGAAGCCGGAGAGCGCGACGGCCGCCGAGCAGCCGATGAGGAGGAGACCGACGGCTGCGATCCGTTCCTTGCCGAAGCGCACCATCAGGCGGCCGGTAACGAAACTCGGGGCATACATGGCGAGAATGTGCCATTGGATCCCCAGTGCCGCCTGGTCGATCGAGTGACCATGCCCGACCATCGCGATCGGTGACGCGGTCATCACGAAGGTCATCAAGCCATACGAAACGACACCGGTTGCGATGGCGAGGAGATAGCGCGGCGAGGTCAAAATCTGGACAAGCGGCCGTTCCGGGGCGCTTTCCGGTGCATGAGCCGCCCGCGGCGTCGATGTGCGAAGAAAGAGCAGCACCGGAAACGCCAAGGCGGCAAGGGCGGCCTGGCTGAGGAAGCTCCCGGCAAAGGGTGTTCCCGGAAGGGCGTCGCGCGTCCAGATGACGAGCTGCGGCCCGATGATCGCGGAGACCAGGCCGCCGACCATGACCCGGGCGATCGCTTTATGGCTCTGCGACCCGGTGGCGTTGTCGGTCGCGGCGAACCGGTAGCTCTGAACATAGGAGGAGTAGAAACCTGCAAGACAGGTGCCAAGACAGAAGACCAGGAAGCTGGAGAGCACGATCCCCAGTGCAGCGATCAGACCGGAGATCATGCCGATCGCCGAGCCCAGCAGATAGCCGGGCTTGCGTCCGAAGCGACGCATTACCCAGGCGGCAGGGAGCGTCCCGAGTGCCAGCCCAAGGCTGAGAAGGCTGACGGGAAGGGTGACGAGATCGGGATCCGCTGACAAATGCTGTCCGACCAGACCGCCGAGCGAGACGATGATCGGGGCATTGGCGCCACCGAAGGCCTGCGCAATGGTAAGGACCCAGGAGTTGCGCTTCGCGGCTGCCGGGTCGGCCGAGGCTTGATGTATGATGTTCATCTGGAATCCATCTTCGACAGAATGTCGGCGACTGCTC
This Rhizobium sp. NZLR1 DNA region includes the following protein-coding sequences:
- a CDS encoding alpha-amylase family glycosyl hydrolase yields the protein MTVNVQFRFRSGLPSMAFDNVRLRGSWDEHGRPANDWTSVPVQGSRDEDGYDVFVAGISFPDAEIGTNFRWGIELDRPGIPDLWAITAELDDEASSGRERSFDLHQEMAPQTYHLTWIGRLGANRVERRDGVAGIRFSVWAPNAREVSLVLADPAIGYVADDGTGALGTIGMRRTGEGIWSVETGDDGRLTDFDGMVGTPYMYRVTKDDGSLAYRTDIWSLMQIGAGDFDPDGAAYHGSPAGLDGPQSCSVVCDPKRVTLPSGQELAAETFWADEFVAGRKLPERLEDLVIYELHVGALGFGKPAPGTLDDAIAFVAHLSALGVNAVELLPIAEFETRANWGYGTSHFFAADQGAGGTDRLKLFVKACHQQGIAVILDVCYNHFDPDGERAQWAYDSNDPTRNIYYWYEGRPGDYADPTGGYIDNISTGWAPAFDEEAVRQLFISSAAFLVSVCHIDGFRLDQTSSIHQYPVLHADGRRADRAAAFGAKFLKQWSRTMRLIKPEVFLTAEDYSDWSAMTEPSLTGDGLGFDATWYGDFHHNLVEYHGGAQAQLLKNAGFGDKRALTMSSLAGALQASARSKVVYNQSHDDCGNREGSARTAVIAVNFAPIVGETRAWAEARSRFAAAMTLLSAGTPMFFMGEEIGAQKPYRYNDFLKNRENILGEAAGNGAGMISCYRDLITLSIREAAIRSRNIAVPYVHDAHRVIAFHRWNDGEDFLVVGSLNDATFEHGYRLRSERLGDDLWEEIFNTDAQTYGGWNVGNGGGKIRAAAGALDAVLPASGVLVFRRL
- a CDS encoding metallophosphoesterase, with product MKIIQITDTHFSPNKPHFNGNWAPLLTWIEATGADLIVHTGDLTVDGADKDEDITFSMDLMRQVSIPMLIVPGNHDVGHLKGSDQAVDAERLSRWRSLAGPDRWLEDAAGWRFIGLNSLLLGHEDDEEEAQFEWLDQALSDSAGRRVALFAHKPLFVDAPDEGDTGYWSVHPAQRRRLYDMISAHDVALFASGHLHWAWQGRFDNTQLTWGPSAAFIIDKMEREMPGERLIGAVVHEFDADVESTIVAVPGMTAYVLDEVVHEVYPQAVREREPVE
- a CDS encoding ABC transporter ATP-binding protein; translated protein: MSALSIRGITKAFGDNQILDGVSLDVEAGEFIALVGPSGCGKSTLLRILAGLDHADRGEILIRGRDMSGVAAADRNIAMVFQSYALYPHLTASQNIAVPLAMRRLSRVERLPFVGSLIPGQRATRAAIARDVREMATSLKIDHLLDRKPGQMSGGQRQRVAFARAMVRQPSIFLMDEPLSNLDANLRVHARGEIVDLHRRAGVPTLYVTHDQAEALSMADRVAVMMGGKLLQIASPEVIYDDPAHIEVARFIGQPRINLLPAAAEGGTIAFGGLRLTLENAPDRKVPVTLAIRPEFVFLSKNRHDGLAAHVERVEFLGSEVILHCRLDAVGETVVAKVQPSEASGLTAGDAVGLRLSPGRTLIFAEDGSRLAGSVATGDAGLGNADAGLAMGDAPRERAHG
- a CDS encoding M16 family metallopeptidase, coding for MSHKMECAAAWRFLATVSLVANFASPAYADTLSASWPQTQSDLQADSDVHFGTLANGMRFAIMRNATPPGQAAIRFRIGAGSLEENDNQQGLAHVLEHMAFKGSTHVAEGEIIRILQRKGLAFGPDTNAHTSYDETVYALDLPEVDADTVSTGLMLMRETASELTLDAGAFDRERGVILSEERLRDTPQYRAGLGIMNSLLAGQRATMRAPIGKADIISNAPVDLVRDYYRANYRPDRATLMVVGDIDPAAMEIEIRQRFGDWKGVGPTPAKPDLGTLETKGESTGVLVVPGGMTSVQIAWTRPYDATADTFAKRRTELVEDLGLMVLKRRVSTIASKADAPFISAGVGSQDLLDSAHVVLISANSEPDKWQAALTAIDQEQRRIEEFGVAQAEIDREILEYRSALQAAVAGAETRTTTDIASTLASSVDDNQVFTSPAQDLSLFETMTNGVTAAEVNQALQLAFTGNGPQVVLQTAQSPQAGADAVRQAYDASKAIAVSAPASVADVAWPYTHFGEPGAVVERRAVDDLGLTMVRFSNGVRLTVKPTKLRANEVLVREDIGRGRLDLPHDRPAPIWASPAVALSGVRAMDYQDVQKALTANIVGIDFSVGDSSFQFDGRTRTEDLVTQLQLMTAYTSDPAYRPEAFKRVQQAYLSGLDQYQATPGGVVSRDFAGLVHSGDPRWTFPDRAELSAAKPGDFEAVFRPMVSSGPIDITIVGDVTVDDAIRLTAETFGALPPRPEAGPSNARGDVRFPAANEKPVLLTHSGRADNAAAAVGAPIGDLLSDLPRSFTANIATQIFQNRLIDRFRITEGASYAVEGDANLSREVPGYGYAFFYVETAPAKIARFYALVDEIANDLRAHDVSPDEFARAREPIIETLKHQRQSNEYWIEYLRGAQTDARRLDRIRDNLSGYDKVTAGDIREFAKTYFSPEKFWKFEVLPAAVR
- a CDS encoding GNAT family N-acetyltransferase, producing the protein MTHILDRPIWTALKTAHAGLAEGNENARRYPPSIVSFAASADDRPESLDALENLPSQEESMILVEAGPIAIPAGLAIATEAPSVQMIAEQPHAKISDSRIEMLTEADAADMLALATLTKPGPFTLRAQCLGSFWGIRSDGRLVAMAGQRMRQTGFIELSGLCTHPDFQGRGLGTLLFRFVAGEIASNGDTAYLHAYAANTSAISLYLALGFTLRAEMNMRVVKRRS
- a CDS encoding MarR family transcriptional regulator, translated to MVEDVVRTLGFMCMGSRLRRIGERLQADTQQVIDEAGLGIQAGQYPFLAAIDRAGPLTIGELAQAVGITQPGATRTIGQLLELGFVDMQPAADDQRRKLVSLTSKGQDLVDHSKKVIWPRIAAAVADLCGDLEGPILQQLAAIEDGLAAVPLARRKPGKEEEA